In Candidatus Roseilinea sp., one DNA window encodes the following:
- a CDS encoding ornithine cyclodeaminase, with amino-acid sequence MRAFAHRGKVCALRNARPTSRAHVYHIVRGVLRSAPRITRTSNSIGECTLRAVFRSRIRAYNCRVRIFDFATTHQLLPYPELADELRVVLRDKRAGAAVAPQRLVLPIGDGGVLLVMPAADRNIAITKLVTVHPQNAERGLPSIHGEVVVMNAPTGERLMILDGQAVTARRTAALSLLAAQTLASEEAKRGPLLVIGAGVQGKAHLEAFGRWLPASDAFIFSRTFADAEALAHHGRMLGINAQAIGTINDMLPACGIIVTATTSRQPVLEDRVRDDALVIAVGAYSHEMAELPAGLVRRARVFVDTLEGARAEAGDLIQAGVDWSRVTPLEEVVTGAAGMASPGSTAPSPIIFKSVGHALWDLAAARLATRKASPR; translated from the coding sequence ATGCGTGCGTTCGCGCATCGGGGCAAAGTTTGCGCGCTACGGAACGCGCGACCTACATCCCGCGCCCATGTGTATCACATTGTGCGTGGCGTCCTACGCTCTGCGCCCCGCATAACTCGTACGTCCAACTCGATTGGCGAATGCACCCTGCGCGCCGTTTTCCGGTCGCGCATACGCGCATACAATTGCCGCGTGCGCATCTTCGATTTTGCGACCACCCATCAGCTTCTGCCCTATCCGGAATTGGCTGATGAACTGCGCGTCGTGCTGCGCGATAAGCGTGCCGGCGCTGCCGTGGCGCCCCAGCGGTTGGTGCTGCCGATCGGCGACGGCGGCGTGCTGCTCGTCATGCCCGCCGCCGACCGAAACATCGCCATCACCAAGCTCGTCACCGTGCACCCACAAAACGCCGAGCGTGGCCTGCCCAGCATCCACGGCGAGGTCGTCGTGATGAATGCCCCCACCGGCGAGCGGCTGATGATCCTAGACGGTCAGGCGGTGACGGCTCGGCGCACGGCGGCGCTCTCGCTGCTCGCGGCGCAGACCCTCGCGTCCGAAGAAGCGAAGCGTGGGCCGCTGCTCGTGATCGGTGCGGGCGTGCAGGGCAAGGCGCACCTGGAAGCGTTCGGCCGGTGGCTGCCGGCGAGCGACGCTTTCATCTTCTCTCGCACCTTCGCCGACGCCGAAGCGTTGGCGCATCACGGGCGCATGCTGGGAATCAACGCGCAGGCCATCGGGACGATCAACGATATGCTGCCGGCCTGCGGCATCATCGTGACGGCCACCACTAGCCGGCAGCCGGTGCTCGAAGACCGCGTGCGCGACGATGCGCTCGTCATCGCCGTCGGCGCCTATTCGCACGAGATGGCCGAGCTGCCCGCCGGCCTCGTGCGTCGTGCGCGCGTCTTCGTGGATACGCTGGAGGGCGCGCGCGCCGAAGCCGGCGACCTGATCCAGGCCGGCGTGGATTGGTCGCGCGTGACCCCGCTGGAAGAAGTCGTCACCGGGGCTGCTGGGATGGCTTCTCCTGGTTCCACTGCTCCCTCGCCGATCATTTTCAAGAGCGTCGGCCATGCGCTGTGGGATTTAGCCGCAGCACGCCTGGCGACGCGCAAGGCTTCACCGCGGTGA
- a CDS encoding AI-2E family transporter, translated as MMGHSRLIRIALILSIIALLLFIVERVWTFGQFIGGVLSTMVAAWFVAFLIKPLVVQLQTGIVPTLVIEWLEQRYPNFPSDKLRLIRLPMSVAVVVAYLLFLIALIGGVTIATATIIPQAADLISRIPGFAATLPEQLAEFWAGFATRFGLDPAALEQFIASQDIPGAVTQAAGIAATQVLSVAAFTASFIGQFFLVLILSLYIVVEDRLLIRQLFMVLPRRAHETAQAMLTAVDRAFSGYLRGQFIGAVLRGLFTLVVFGLFQVKFGVIVAIVFALSSFVPLIGGPIGIAFAVVVVLIVNADAVLPVTLLMFAFDQFVAYGIMPRLMKDLVGVPGLVALVAISVGVQLLGFWGVIFGVPFIGAVYALVFDFYLPRRRKAEGLPEESEAPESLVESPATQPARSVRSPSAQPTREREEPATPTLKRSP; from the coding sequence ATGATGGGACACTCTCGCCTCATCCGCATTGCCTTGATCCTCTCGATCATTGCGCTGCTCCTGTTCATCGTCGAGCGGGTATGGACGTTCGGGCAATTCATCGGCGGCGTGCTCTCGACGATGGTCGCCGCGTGGTTCGTGGCCTTTCTCATCAAGCCACTGGTCGTCCAGTTGCAAACCGGCATCGTCCCGACGCTCGTGATCGAATGGCTCGAACAACGATATCCGAACTTTCCATCGGATAAGCTCAGGCTCATCCGGCTGCCGATGTCGGTCGCCGTCGTCGTCGCCTACCTCCTCTTCCTCATCGCCTTGATCGGCGGTGTAACCATCGCTACGGCGACGATCATTCCTCAAGCCGCTGACTTGATCAGCCGCATCCCAGGCTTCGCGGCGACCTTACCTGAGCAACTCGCCGAGTTCTGGGCCGGCTTTGCCACGCGCTTCGGACTCGATCCTGCGGCGCTGGAACAATTCATCGCCAGCCAGGACATCCCCGGCGCGGTGACGCAGGCTGCCGGCATCGCTGCAACGCAGGTGCTGAGCGTGGCCGCGTTCACGGCGAGCTTCATCGGCCAATTCTTCCTGGTGCTTATCCTCAGCCTGTACATCGTGGTCGAAGATCGCTTGCTGATCCGCCAGCTCTTCATGGTGCTGCCGCGGCGCGCGCACGAGACGGCCCAGGCGATGTTGACGGCGGTGGATCGCGCCTTCAGCGGCTACCTGCGCGGCCAGTTCATCGGCGCAGTGTTGCGCGGCTTGTTCACGCTGGTCGTCTTCGGCCTATTTCAGGTCAAATTCGGCGTGATTGTGGCGATCGTCTTCGCGCTGTCGTCGTTCGTGCCGCTGATCGGTGGGCCGATCGGCATCGCGTTTGCCGTCGTCGTCGTGTTGATTGTCAACGCGGATGCCGTGCTGCCGGTCACGCTGCTCATGTTTGCCTTCGACCAGTTCGTGGCCTACGGCATCATGCCGCGCCTGATGAAAGACTTGGTCGGCGTGCCCGGCCTGGTCGCGTTGGTGGCGATTAGCGTCGGCGTGCAACTGCTTGGCTTCTGGGGCGTGATCTTCGGCGTGCCGTTCATCGGCGCGGTATATGCGCTAGTTTTCGATTTCTATTTGCCGCGACGCCGCAAAGCCGAGGGCCTGCCGGAGGAGAGCGAGGCGCCGGAAAGCCTGGTCGAATCGCCGGCGACACAGCCAGCGCGAAGCGTACGGTCGCCGAGCGCGCAACCGACGCGGGAACGCGAAGAACCGGCCACGCCGACGCTCAAACGGTCGCCGTGA
- a CDS encoding MFS transporter, giving the protein MAEIPLEQPTNNRREIVGWAMYDWANSAFSTTVGTVFLGPYLASLADAAAQASPDGQARFFGLPIAPDSFLPYCIAFSVVLQAGFLPILGAIADYSHRRKKMMQLFAIIGGLATTLLFFVQGDLWWLGGILFIIANLCFGAAIVFYNAYLPDIASEETRDRVSSFGWAMGYLGGGLLLVINLVIFLMRNRLGLDSGLAVRINLASAGIWWLGWSVWTWLTLRPRHRARRLPPGKGILRVAFDQLGETMETPPRTVASLLLSPLLVFILFPLVSALGLPLEVIFIAVIGPLIMIGVFLWRKSRSLPQTAKFLLAYLIYNDGIQTVIGVAAVFAAAPVIRGGLGIPVERLTLLILMIQFVAFFGALFFGWLAGRIGGKRALIASLVIWSGVVIYAFLGMRDYDPSALGIPRAELEFWILGAMIATVLGGSQALSRSLFAQMIPKDKEAEFFSIYEISERGTSWMGPFLFGFVNQVVGNLRPAILSVVIFFVVGLAILLTVDVARAIVESGRREQERAPRLAAEERPAQAPA; this is encoded by the coding sequence GTGGCTGAGATTCCGCTCGAGCAGCCCACCAACAACCGCCGTGAGATCGTCGGCTGGGCGATGTACGACTGGGCGAATAGCGCCTTCAGCACCACCGTCGGCACGGTGTTCCTGGGGCCGTATCTGGCCTCGTTGGCCGATGCAGCAGCCCAAGCCAGTCCCGATGGCCAGGCGCGCTTCTTCGGCCTGCCGATCGCGCCGGATTCGTTCCTGCCGTATTGCATCGCGTTCTCGGTCGTGCTCCAGGCCGGCTTCTTGCCCATCCTCGGCGCCATCGCCGACTACTCCCACCGCCGCAAGAAGATGATGCAGCTCTTCGCCATCATCGGCGGCCTGGCGACGACGCTGCTGTTCTTCGTGCAGGGCGACCTGTGGTGGTTAGGCGGCATCCTGTTCATCATCGCCAACTTGTGCTTCGGCGCGGCCATCGTCTTCTACAACGCCTACTTGCCCGACATCGCCAGCGAAGAGACGCGCGATCGCGTGTCCTCCTTCGGCTGGGCCATGGGCTACCTGGGCGGCGGGTTGTTGCTGGTCATCAATCTGGTCATCTTCCTGATGCGCAACCGGCTCGGCCTGGATAGCGGCCTGGCCGTGCGCATCAACTTGGCCTCGGCGGGCATTTGGTGGCTGGGCTGGTCGGTCTGGACGTGGCTCACGCTGCGCCCGCGTCATCGTGCGCGTCGGCTTCCGCCTGGCAAGGGCATCTTGCGCGTCGCCTTCGATCAGCTTGGCGAGACGATGGAGACGCCCCCGCGCACGGTCGCCAGTTTGCTGCTCTCGCCGCTACTCGTGTTCATCCTCTTCCCGCTGGTCTCGGCGCTGGGGCTGCCGCTGGAAGTGATCTTCATCGCCGTCATCGGCCCGCTGATCATGATCGGCGTCTTTCTATGGCGCAAGTCGCGCAGCCTGCCGCAGACGGCCAAGTTCCTGCTGGCCTATCTAATCTACAACGACGGCATCCAGACCGTGATCGGCGTGGCGGCCGTGTTCGCGGCGGCGCCGGTCATCCGCGGCGGCCTAGGCATCCCGGTCGAGCGGCTGACATTGCTGATCCTGATGATCCAGTTCGTCGCGTTCTTCGGCGCGTTGTTCTTCGGCTGGCTGGCCGGCCGAATCGGCGGCAAGCGCGCCCTGATCGCCAGCTTGGTGATTTGGAGCGGGGTGGTGATCTACGCCTTCCTGGGGATGCGCGACTACGATCCTTCGGCCCTGGGCATCCCGCGCGCGGAACTGGAGTTTTGGATTCTCGGCGCGATGATCGCCACCGTGCTCGGCGGCAGTCAGGCGCTCAGCCGCAGCCTGTTTGCGCAGATGATCCCGAAGGACAAGGAAGCCGAGTTCTTCTCGATCTACGAGATCAGCGAGCGCGGCACCTCGTGGATGGGCCCGTTCCTGTTCGGCTTCGTCAACCAGGTCGTCGGCAACCTGCGCCCGGCCATCTTGTCCGTGGTGATCTTCTTCGTGGTCGGCCTGGCGATCTTGTTGACCGTGGACGTGGCGCGCGCCATCGTCGAATCCGGGCGGCGCGAACAGGAACGCGCGCCCCGCCTCGCCGCCGAGGAGCGGCCTGCGCAAGCGCCGGCGTAA
- a CDS encoding oxidoreductase: MNLFNPRKERENEIKMMGRLPPGQSLTEKFPVLHYGPVPRYDMSKWTFSIYGEVEEPKQWTWEEFLQLPMREITMDIHCVTRWSKFDTKWKGVWLPDLIEQGIIKLKPTARFVIEHCEYGFTTNLDLQHFMKPTTLLAIEYDGKPLDPDHGYPLRVVVGATKEHAQDPDTRYFWKGGKWLRALEFTQTDRPGFWEQAGYHNIARVWQEERFEGQW, encoded by the coding sequence ATGAATCTATTCAACCCACGCAAAGAGCGCGAAAACGAGATCAAGATGATGGGCCGGCTGCCGCCCGGTCAGTCGCTGACCGAGAAGTTCCCCGTGCTGCACTATGGGCCGGTGCCACGCTACGACATGAGCAAGTGGACATTCAGCATCTACGGCGAGGTCGAAGAACCGAAGCAGTGGACCTGGGAGGAGTTCCTCCAACTCCCGATGCGCGAGATCACCATGGACATCCACTGCGTCACGCGCTGGAGCAAGTTCGACACGAAGTGGAAAGGCGTATGGCTGCCGGATCTGATCGAGCAGGGCATCATCAAGCTCAAGCCCACGGCGCGCTTCGTGATCGAGCACTGCGAGTATGGCTTCACCACGAACCTCGACTTGCAACATTTCATGAAACCCACGACGTTGCTGGCGATCGAGTACGACGGCAAGCCGCTCGATCCCGACCACGGCTACCCCTTGCGTGTGGTGGTGGGCGCGACGAAGGAGCACGCCCAAGACCCCGACACGCGCTACTTCTGGAAGGGCGGCAAGTGGCTGCGCGCACTGGAGTTCACCCAGACTGACCGCCCCGGCTTCTGGGAACAAGCCGGCTATCACAACATCGCCCGCGTGTGGCAGGAAGAGCGATTCGAGGGTCAGTGGTGA
- the bcsA gene encoding putative chalcone synthase, with product MAFGKTQDARRDTQRVTPDTAMSYILSVGTALPPHVVPQDEAATFALRHFEGRLARHGQLMSIFTNARIAKRHFVAPLEWFSVPHHGLKERNDLYICSAEALGAAAAWQALDRAGASPRDVDFIVFVSTTGLATPSIDARLIAKLGMRSTTKRLPVWGLGCAGGVAGLARAAEFVRAFPDKLALLVSVETCSITFQFDDFSKKNFVAAAIFADGAAAVVVGGSDWVRRVAPAGNATLQYVASHSHIFPNSEHVMGWDIVDTGLSVIFAPEIPARIARDMQPVVGDFLGECRLDLSDLSHYVLHPGGARVIEAYREAFALDEIALQSSSDVLCECGNMSSPTVLFVLERMLQTGRITPGQYALMGALGPGFSSELALLKGAVF from the coding sequence ATGGCATTCGGCAAGACGCAGGACGCAAGACGGGATACGCAACGCGTGACACCTGACACGGCCATGAGCTACATCCTGTCTGTCGGCACGGCATTGCCTCCACACGTGGTACCGCAGGATGAGGCTGCGACGTTCGCGCTTCGCCATTTCGAGGGCAGACTCGCGCGCCATGGACAGTTGATGAGCATCTTCACCAACGCGCGCATCGCAAAGCGTCATTTCGTCGCCCCGCTGGAGTGGTTCTCCGTTCCGCATCACGGCCTGAAGGAGCGCAACGACCTCTACATTTGCAGCGCTGAGGCACTGGGCGCCGCCGCCGCTTGGCAGGCCCTCGATCGCGCCGGTGCCTCGCCGCGCGATGTTGACTTCATCGTCTTCGTCTCGACCACCGGCCTGGCTACGCCCAGCATAGATGCGCGGCTGATCGCGAAGCTCGGCATGCGCTCCACCACCAAGCGCCTGCCGGTGTGGGGGTTGGGTTGTGCAGGCGGCGTCGCCGGCCTGGCGCGGGCGGCGGAGTTCGTGCGCGCCTTTCCGGACAAGCTCGCCCTGCTGGTCTCGGTGGAGACGTGCAGCATCACTTTCCAATTCGACGACTTCTCGAAGAAGAACTTCGTGGCTGCGGCGATCTTTGCCGATGGCGCCGCCGCCGTCGTCGTCGGTGGGTCGGACTGGGTGCGTCGCGTCGCGCCGGCCGGAAACGCGACGCTGCAGTACGTCGCTTCGCATTCGCACATCTTCCCCAACTCCGAACACGTGATGGGGTGGGACATCGTGGATACAGGGTTGTCGGTGATCTTCGCGCCGGAGATCCCCGCTCGCATCGCGCGCGACATGCAGCCGGTGGTCGGCGACTTTCTGGGCGAATGCCGGCTCGACCTCAGCGATCTATCGCATTACGTACTGCATCCGGGCGGCGCGCGCGTGATCGAAGCCTACCGCGAAGCGTTCGCGCTGGACGAGATCGCCTTGCAATCGTCAAGCGACGTGCTGTGCGAATGTGGCAACATGAGTTCACCGACGGTGTTGTTCGTATTGGAACGCATGTTGCAAACAGGTCGCATCACGCCAGGCCAGTATGCGTTGATGGGCGCGCTGGGACCGGGCTTCAGCTCGGAATTGGCCTTGCTAAAGGGCGCCGTCTTCTAA
- the mutS2 gene encoding endonuclease MutS2, translating into MIAKHLHTLELPKILDRLAAYCSFSASAALARALEPATSPAEVERRLVETAEARDALNKNDQLGIGSARDVREAARLAARGGVLEPQTFLEIRDTLLSGRNIQRALSRFGAIYPQLTAITNAIEPSGALVAEINRCIDDSGEVRDTASPELSAIRREVRVVHDRLLAKLQRMVSDAGTAPYLQEALVTQRGGRYVIPVKADFKGRIPGIVHDQSASGMTLFIEPLAILELNNEWRELQLAEEREVRRILTALSGWVGAEADSIVRTVEAIARFDLALAKAKYAEATRSVKPQIDTRGTGGQGDKGAGRQGDKETRGQGDEGARGQGDKETGGQGDRLNEGESGSSGSRIAILQARHPLLNPDTVIPIDVTLPDGVHILVITGPNTGGKTVALKTIGLLALMAQCGLHIPCARARLPVFEAVYADIGDEQSIEQSLSTFSAHLTNLRSFLERVNARTLVLLDELGAGTDPAEGAALARAILEYLRQTGALCVVATHYPELKAWASLTPGAANANVAFDYETLRPLYKLSIGLPGRSNAFAIAQRLGMPDEIVAAARRYLDANVARAEDMLAEIARLQQQVERALDAARKSQHEAEAHAERIRARLSTIEDERKALIEQAREEALRETEQLRAEVRRLRNRIVAAGGSLDEVKRIEQDVEKLAEAATAHKPKPAPHELQRKRAIQTGDVVRVKSLGATAEVSAVDGDEADVQIGRVRMRVKLNDLERVDAGAPARKMRNEARDEVVSIARVPSPPLELDLRGLTTEEGVARVRDYLDRAARAGLPFVRLIHGKGTGALRRAVRDAIKADPAVQSFETGLEGEGGDGVTVVRLKAM; encoded by the coding sequence GTGATTGCTAAGCACCTCCACACGCTCGAGCTGCCGAAGATCCTCGACCGCTTGGCGGCGTACTGTTCGTTCTCGGCGAGCGCCGCGCTGGCACGCGCGCTAGAGCCGGCGACTTCGCCCGCCGAAGTGGAGCGCCGCCTCGTCGAGACCGCCGAAGCGCGCGATGCGCTCAACAAGAACGATCAACTCGGCATCGGCAGCGCCCGTGACGTGCGCGAGGCCGCCCGGCTGGCGGCGCGCGGCGGGGTGCTGGAGCCACAGACCTTCCTCGAAATCCGCGACACCCTGCTAAGCGGGCGCAACATTCAGCGCGCCTTGTCACGCTTCGGCGCGATCTATCCCCAGCTCACGGCCATCACCAACGCCATCGAGCCGAGCGGCGCGCTCGTCGCCGAGATCAACCGTTGCATTGACGATAGCGGCGAGGTGCGCGACACCGCTTCGCCGGAGCTGTCCGCCATCCGTCGCGAGGTGCGCGTGGTGCACGACCGGTTGCTGGCCAAGCTGCAACGCATGGTCAGCGACGCCGGCACTGCCCCTTATTTGCAGGAAGCGCTTGTCACGCAACGCGGTGGCCGCTACGTCATCCCGGTCAAGGCCGACTTCAAGGGGCGCATCCCCGGCATCGTCCATGACCAAAGCGCGAGCGGCATGACGCTGTTCATCGAGCCGCTGGCCATCCTGGAACTCAACAACGAATGGCGTGAGTTGCAATTGGCCGAGGAGCGCGAGGTGCGCCGCATCTTGACCGCGTTGTCCGGCTGGGTCGGCGCAGAGGCAGACAGCATTGTACGCACCGTTGAGGCGATTGCGCGGTTCGACCTAGCGCTCGCCAAAGCGAAATATGCCGAAGCGACGCGCAGCGTGAAGCCGCAGATTGACACCAGGGGAACGGGCGGACAAGGAGACAAGGGGGCGGGGAGACAAGGAGACAAGGAGACAAGGGGACAAGGGGACGAGGGGGCAAGGGGACAGGGGGACAAGGAGACAGGGGGACAAGGGGATAGGCTAAACGAGGGTGAGTCGGGCTCGTCCGGGTCTCGCATCGCCATCCTGCAGGCGAGGCATCCGCTGCTAAACCCCGACACGGTCATACCGATTGACGTGACGCTGCCGGACGGCGTCCACATACTGGTGATTACAGGACCGAATACCGGTGGCAAGACCGTCGCGCTCAAGACGATCGGCCTGCTGGCGCTGATGGCGCAGTGCGGCTTGCACATCCCCTGCGCGCGTGCGCGCCTGCCCGTCTTCGAGGCAGTATATGCCGACATCGGCGATGAGCAGTCCATCGAGCAAAGCCTCTCGACGTTCAGCGCGCACCTGACCAATCTGCGCTCGTTCCTGGAGCGGGTGAATGCGCGCACGCTGGTCTTGCTGGATGAGTTGGGCGCCGGCACCGATCCGGCGGAGGGCGCCGCCCTGGCGCGTGCGATCCTAGAGTACCTGCGCCAGACCGGCGCGCTCTGCGTGGTCGCTACCCACTATCCCGAACTCAAGGCTTGGGCATCGTTGACGCCGGGCGCAGCGAATGCCAACGTCGCATTCGACTACGAGACGCTGCGCCCGCTTTACAAATTGTCCATCGGGCTGCCCGGCCGCTCGAATGCGTTTGCCATCGCGCAACGCCTCGGCATGCCCGATGAGATCGTCGCCGCAGCCAGGCGCTATTTGGATGCCAATGTTGCGCGGGCAGAAGACATGCTGGCCGAAATCGCTCGGCTGCAGCAGCAGGTGGAGCGCGCGCTCGACGCCGCGCGCAAGTCACAACACGAAGCCGAGGCCCACGCCGAGCGCATCCGTGCTCGATTGAGTACCATCGAGGACGAACGCAAGGCGCTGATCGAGCAAGCCCGTGAGGAGGCACTGCGTGAGACCGAGCAGTTGCGCGCCGAGGTGCGCCGCCTGCGCAACCGCATCGTCGCAGCAGGTGGCTCGCTCGATGAGGTGAAGCGCATCGAGCAGGACGTGGAGAAGCTGGCCGAGGCAGCGACTGCGCACAAGCCGAAGCCGGCGCCGCACGAGCTGCAGCGCAAGCGTGCCATCCAGACCGGCGACGTTGTGCGCGTGAAATCGCTCGGCGCCACGGCCGAGGTGAGCGCAGTAGATGGCGACGAAGCCGACGTGCAAATCGGGCGCGTGCGCATGCGCGTGAAGCTGAACGACCTCGAGCGGGTGGACGCGGGCGCGCCGGCGCGCAAGATGCGAAACGAAGCGCGCGACGAGGTCGTTTCGATTGCGCGTGTGCCGTCGCCCCCGCTCGAACTCGACCTACGCGGCCTGACGACCGAGGAGGGGGTGGCACGGGTGCGCGACTACCTCGATCGTGCTGCGCGCGCCGGCCTGCCGTTCGTGCGTCTGATCCACGGCAAAGGCACAGGCGCCCTGCGGCGCGCCGTTCGCGATGCGATCAAAGCAGACCCCGCGGTTCAGTCCTTCGAGACCGGCCTCGAGGGCGAAGGCGGCGACGGCGTGACGGTGGTGAGGTTGAAAGCAATGTAG